From the genome of Candidatus Poribacteria bacterium:
TTCAATAACGGTCGTATTGTCTTTGTCGATGACAACCCGCTTTGCCTGCCCGAGATCGTTGATGTTCACGTTTTCGAGCTTAATCCCGAGGTCCTCAGAGATAACGCGTCCATTCGTGAGGACAGCGAGATCTTCAAGCATTGCGGTCCGGCGGTCGCCGTAACCCGGTGCTTTGACAGCTGCGCCACGGATAGTTCCACGGATCTTGTTGACCACTATGGTGGCTAGCGCTTCGCCTTCAACATCTTCAGCGATGATGAGGAAGGGTCTACCTTGCTGAGCAACCCGCTCAAGCATCGGCACGAGATCTTTGAGCGCGCTAATCTTCTTCTCATGGATGAGGATATAGACATCCTCAAGCACCGTTTCCATACGATCCGGATCGGTCACAAAGTAGGGTGACAGGTAGCCACGATCAAACTGCATACCTTCGACCACATCGAGCGTGGTCTCAAGGCTCTTGGCTTCCTCGACGGTGATAACGCCGTCTTTGCCCACTTTTTCCATCGCATCCGCAATCAGGTTTCCAATCTCGCCATCGTTATTGGCAGAGATAGCGGCGACCTGTGCGATTTCTGTCTTCTCGGCAGTCTCTCGACTCATGCTCTGCAAACGATTTACAACTGCCTCGACCGCTTTCTCAACGCCACGCTTGAGTGCCATCGGGTTGCGGCCCGCAGCAACGTTCTTCAAGCCTTCACGATAGATTGCCTGCGCCAAAATGGTGGCTGTCGTTGTTCCATCACCGGCGACATCGCTGGTTTTGGAGGCAACTTCCTTCACCATCTGCGCTCCCATATTTTCATACGGATCCTCAAGTTCGATCTCTTTTGCAACGGTCACACCATCTTTCGTGATTGTCGGTGCGCCAAACTTCTTGTCGAGAACGACGTTCCTTCCCTTTGGACCCAAAGTTACTTTCACGGCATCCGCAAGCGCGTCAACGCCACCTTTAATCTGGTTGCGCGCGTTTTCATCAAATGCGAGTTGTTTTGCCGCCATTGTTAATCCTCCTAATTTTCTTGATTTCCAAAATTAGCTAATCTTCGCCAGGATGTCATCTTCGCGTAGAATCAGCAGCTCTTCATTTTCATAGGTCACTTCTGTGCCGGAGTATTTCCCAAATAGAATTTTATCTCCAGCTGCAACGTCAATGGGTTGCCGATCGCCATTTTCAAGCAAGCGACCGTGTCCAACAGCGATGACTTCGCCTTCTTGGGGTTTCTCTTTCGCAGTGTCAGGGATGATAATCCCGCCACTGGTTGTCTGCTCGTCTTCTTCAGTGCGACGGATTAAGATCCGATCACCTAACGGCGTGAGTGCCATATCGTTAGTCTCCTTTTTGTTAAAGTGTAAATCAATAAACTGATACAACACATAAATTATATGCAATAGATATGCCACCCTGCTATTACTGGATTATTTGCCTGTTAATGACATTTTGACACCCCCAAAACCGAGACAAAATGTCATTACGGCTCCGAATTTCCCATGTGCGTGCCATTTTGTCGCTGCACATTTGTGGCAGTTTCACTAGGCCACCGAACACGAAATAGCTTTCCCCGTTCGATCTGATTCGTAGGCTGCCGCCAGAATCCTGTTGGTGCGCAGCCCGTCCGCCCCCGTCACAATCGGTTGCTCTTCCCCCATCACACACCTCGCAAAATGCCCAAATTGCAATTGGTAAAGATCTTCAAACTGAGATTCAATAAGTTGAGACCCGCCGCTGACGGAGAGGTTGATCTTCCAGCCATCATCATTGTAGACCCAGACCCACCCATCGGTGCCGTATATTTCGATAATAAGGTCACACCCCGCAGCAGCGAAACTAGTGTCCACGAACCCTTGAGCGCCGTTCTCAAAACGCATCATGATCGTTCCGGTCTCTTCAACATCGTACCTGTGGAGAACACTATTACAGAATGTACTTACCTGGCTGACCTCACCGACGATATAGCGTAAGAGATCCACTCCGTGCGATCCAAGATCCATCAGACTACCACCGCCGCCCTGTTCCGGCTTACCACGCCACGCGCCCGGCGGGATTGGAAACGGCTTAAGAAAAGGCACCCGTGCTTGGACAATTTGTCCTAAACGCCCCTCGGTTACCCATTTCTTTATCTGCTGAAAACAGGAGTGGAAGCGGAACAGGAAGCAGATTTGCAGATGCACACCGTTCGCTTGGCAAGCGTCGATCATCCGTTGGCACTCCTCCGTATTCATCGCCATCGGCTTATCGCAGAGCACATGGAAACCGCGTTCCGCAGCCGCGATTACCTGCTCACAGTGCAGATATACAGGCGTTGAGATATAGATTGCATCCAGCGCCTCATCCGATAGGAGTTCCTCGACCGTTGTATAGGAAGTCCGTGCGCCATACTCTGTGGCAAGCTGTTGGGCACGCGCTGCATCTCTAGAAAGTAGCGCATGAAGCTCCGCCTCTTTCGCTTTAGTTATTGCTGGCATAGCCCGGCGTTGTGCAACGCTTCCCGCGCCAAGCACTCCCCATTTTAATGCCATGTTATACTCCTTAATAAGCATGCAGTCCAAAAAATTAGATCTGAATCTCACCTATTTAGTGTCACTCATCCCGCTTTTTGGGATTATAGTGGATCTTAGAATCAATGAGGTACTCCAAACCGGTGCGGTTGGAAACCGCACCTACCGGCCCCGATAAATCGGGATCGAAACCGAGGGGCGCAAGTGTCTTTTTATTTTTAGAATTCACCATAATATTCCCTGTATCGAATTTTTCTATTGAGAATCACGACATAAATTGGTATAATAGAGGATAGCATTTCAAGGAACCGTACTTGAGATTTTGGTAAAGCAGGTGCCAGCATATTCTGCATTCATGATCATCTGCGTTACACTTTCTACACAACCTGTTACTGGTTACTAAAATCCCAAGAATCGAAAGGGGGGTAGGTTTAATACAATGATCCATGTCAGAGTAGAACCGGACGAGACACTTGATAGAGCCCTTGCTCGCTTCAAGAAGATATGCGGTAAAGCAGGTATCGTCACGGAAATCAGACGACGCAGCTTCTACGAGAAGCCGAGCGAAAAACGACGCCGCCTAGAGCTAAAACGGCAACGGAAAAATAAGATTCGCACTTTTCACACCAGACAACGATAAGGGACGTAACTGACCTGATTGGCGTTGCGACCGTGATTGTAGTGCCATTGACATATTTTGTAAGCCACATCTGAATCAGAAGGCATATATATTTCTCATGGATAATCAACAGATATTCGATTGAGTAAATGTATATGCCTTTTTTTTACTCATGCTAAGAATTTTGGATAGAGTATTTGGAAATCCACACTTAGAAGTTTAGCACATTTATTCAACCATTGCACTCTG
Proteins encoded in this window:
- the groL gene encoding chaperonin GroEL (60 kDa chaperone family; promotes refolding of misfolded polypeptides especially under stressful conditions; forms two stacked rings of heptamers to form a barrel-shaped 14mer; ends can be capped by GroES; misfolded proteins enter the barrel where they are refolded when GroES binds), which produces MAAKQLAFDENARNQIKGGVDALADAVKVTLGPKGRNVVLDKKFGAPTITKDGVTVAKEIELEDPYENMGAQMVKEVASKTSDVAGDGTTTATILAQAIYREGLKNVAAGRNPMALKRGVEKAVEAVVNRLQSMSRETAEKTEIAQVAAISANNDGEIGNLIADAMEKVGKDGVITVEEAKSLETTLDVVEGMQFDRGYLSPYFVTDPDRMETVLEDVYILIHEKKISALKDLVPMLERVAQQGRPFLIIAEDVEGEALATIVVNKIRGTIRGAAVKAPGYGDRRTAMLEDLAVLTNGRVISEDLGIKLENVNINDLGQAKRVVIDKDNTTVIEGAGSTEAIQGRINQIRRQVEDTTSDYDREKLQERLAKLAGGVAVINVGAATE
- the groES gene encoding co-chaperone GroES, whose product is MALTPLGDRILIRRTEEDEQTTSGGIIIPDTAKEKPQEGEVIAVGHGRLLENGDRQPIDVAAGDKILFGKYSGTEVTYENEELLILREDDILAKIS
- a CDS encoding Gfo/Idh/MocA family oxidoreductase — translated: MALKWGVLGAGSVAQRRAMPAITKAKEAELHALLSRDAARAQQLATEYGARTSYTTVEELLSDEALDAIYISTPVYLHCEQVIAAAERGFHVLCDKPMAMNTEECQRMIDACQANGVHLQICFLFRFHSCFQQIKKWVTEGRLGQIVQARVPFLKPFPIPPGAWRGKPEQGGGGSLMDLGSHGVDLLRYIVGEVSQVSTFCNSVLHRYDVEETGTIMMRFENGAQGFVDTSFAAAGCDLIIEIYGTDGWVWVYNDDGWKINLSVSGGSQLIESQFEDLYQLQFGHFARCVMGEEQPIVTGADGLRTNRILAAAYESDRTGKAISCSVA
- the rpsU gene encoding 30S ribosomal protein S21, yielding MIHVRVEPDETLDRALARFKKICGKAGIVTEIRRRSFYEKPSEKRRRLELKRQRKNKIRTFHTRQR